The genome window TGCGAGATGACCGGCTGGGTGGCGGCCTCGCCGTGGAAGGTGACGTCGAGGACGGTGCGGTCGTCGCCGGTGGCCTCGCCGCCCACGGGGAAGAGCGCGGCGGCCAGTTCGGAGCCGGGGGTGGCGAGCAGTTCGCTGACGGTGCCGGACTCGACGAGCCGGCCCCTCTCCATCAGGGCGGCCGAGTCGCAGATGGTCTTCACGACGTCCATCTCGTGCGTGATCAGCAGGACGGTCAGGCCCAGCTGCCGGTTCAGGTCGCGCAGCAGCTGGAGGATCGAGCGGGTGGTCTCCGGGTCGAGGGCGCTGGTGGCCTCGTCGGAGAGGAGCACCTTGGGGTCGCCGGCCAGGGCGCGGGCGATGCCGACGCGCTGCTTCTGGCCACCGGAGAGCTGGGCCGGGTAGGCCTTCGCCTTGTCGGCGAGGCCGACGAGGTCGAGCAGTTCCAGGGCCTTGCGGGAGCGCTCCTTGCCCGATGTGCCGAGGATTTCGAGCGGCAGTTCGACGTTGTCCTGGACCGTGCGGGAGGAGAGCAGGTTGAAGTGCTGGAAGACCATGCCGATACGGCTGCGCGCCCGGCGGAGCTCCCGGCCGGCCCGGGGGCCGCGGCCGGCCAGGGCGGTGAGGTCCTGCCCGGCGACGGTCACGGTTCCGGAGGTGGGGCGTTCGAGGAGGTTGACGCAGCGGATGAGCGAGGACTTGCCGGCGCCGGACCGGCCGATCACGCCGTACACCTCGCCCTCGCGGACATGCAGGTCGACGCCGTCGAGGGCGGTGACCTCACGGCCGCGACCTCGGTAGACCTTCGTCAGGCCCGATGTGGTGATCACTGGAATTCCGTCACTGTCGAGTGCGCGGGCGTGGGTGTGCCCGGACACGGGTGCAAGCGGTCAGGGACGCGACACGGTTCTCGCGGTGGCGAGGGAACCGGGGGAGAACATGTGCGCGAGGCGGCTCGGTCCGTCGGACGGAGCGGCGTGCGGGGTAGGCCTTCCGTCAGGCTCTAGCAGGCGCACATTCGACACATACAACGAGCACCGGGCGTCATCGTCGCCTCGGTCGCAGGGGTGCGGTAGCTCGTCGTGGTCATGAGATCAGTAAAGCAGATGTATGCAGCAGGTGAGAGAGCGCTGTCCGTATAGCGGACGCCTCTGGGAGACATATCCGCAGGTGCGGACCAGTGGCGTCCACTCTGTGGGCAACCGCCGTTGTGGCCAATGCCAC of Streptomyces phaeolivaceus contains these proteins:
- a CDS encoding methionine ABC transporter ATP-binding protein, giving the protein MITTSGLTKVYRGRGREVTALDGVDLHVREGEVYGVIGRSGAGKSSLIRCVNLLERPTSGTVTVAGQDLTALAGRGPRAGRELRRARSRIGMVFQHFNLLSSRTVQDNVELPLEILGTSGKERSRKALELLDLVGLADKAKAYPAQLSGGQKQRVGIARALAGDPKVLLSDEATSALDPETTRSILQLLRDLNRQLGLTVLLITHEMDVVKTICDSAALMERGRLVESGTVSELLATPGSELAAALFPVGGEATGDDRTVLDVTFHGEAATQPVISQLSRTYNIDISILGAAIDTVGGLQIGRMRIELPGRYEDNVVPVGFLREQGLQIDVVGRDAQSPAPTATPVKEGAK